The following coding sequences are from one Haliotis asinina isolate JCU_RB_2024 chromosome 3, JCU_Hal_asi_v2, whole genome shotgun sequence window:
- the LOC137276927 gene encoding neuropeptide receptor 22-like, with protein MNSSVQLNVTKSGSMPSLAEIIAFAISVRKVYAIMEILITPIIVSANIVLIVSILSNGTLRRQFRYLTMTSIATADLLIGIFSCPFRADMILNSYRHGCIFYLFMTVIELYVQMFVGTWNIVIINADYLLTFFHIKRPQLKTFTRKFVFAVILGLPWLAMFFVVLPVAYVHAKEYLTLFRSCRLVISFEGKKMVMALSFFVPAFITVVQVTIMTTMHLYRQRTGSGMPSLMTSPEAVQSPWVYVAGSLVMIIMVGFEQCTVMAQRALMKVVLQKYKAILFIRYSSRFLSDFKSGVTPIVWFAIPELRAAFMDLVNKLPWRQRRSGGGNEQTVSYRNLSEDISIP; from the coding sequence ATGAACTCCAGTGTCCAACTAAACGTCACAAAAAGTGGAAGTATGCCCTCTTTGGCTGAAATTATAGCTTTTGCCATTAGTGTACGCAAAGTATATGCAATAATGGAAATTCTTATTACACCCATCATCGTGTCGGCCAATATAGTTTTGATTGTCTCAATCCTGAGCAATGGAACACTCAGACGACAATTCCGCTATCTCACGATGACAAGTATTGCCACTGCGGACCTCCTCATCGGTATCTTCTCGTGTCCATTCCGTGCTGACATGATCTTAAACTCATACAGGCATGGGTGCATATTCTACCTTTTCATGACCGTCATTGAATTATACGTTCAAATGTTTGTAGGaacatggaatattgttatcatAAATGCGGATTATCTACTAACGTTCTTTCATATCAAGCGACCACAGCTGAAGACCTTCACACGGAAGTTTGTTTTTGCAGTGATTCTCGGCTTGCCGTGGTTGGCAATGTTTTTCGTTGTGTTACCAGTAGCTTATGTACATGCTAAAGAGTACCTTACACTTTTCCGTTCTTGCCGTCTCGTGATTTCATTCGAAGGAAAAAAGATGGTGATGGCACTCTCGTTTTTTGTCCCTGCTTTTATTACCGTCGTCCAGGTAACCATCATGACAACAATGCACCTCTATCGACAAAGAACCGGAAGTGGCATGCCTTCGTTGATGACTTCACCGGAAGCAGTCCAGTCTCCTTGGGTATATGTGGCCGGAAGCTTAGTGATGATCATTATGGTTGGTTTTGAACAGTGCACTGTCATGGCCCAGAGGGCATTAATGAAGGTTGTACTTCAGAAATATAAGGCGATATTATTCATCAGATACTCAAGTCGATTCCTGTCGGATTTCAAATCAGGAGTAACGCCGATTGTTTGGTTTGCTATTCCTGAACTGAGAGCTGCGTTCATGGACCTGGTGAACAAGTTGCCATGGAGACAAAGGCGTTCTGGCGGTGGTAACGAACAAACTGTCAGTTACAGAAATTTGAGCGAAGACATATCAATACCTTAA
- the LOC137276928 gene encoding uncharacterized protein: protein MNTTSVNLTWNVTGTRKRYDFSAGYVTSGVIELLLIPAIVIGNLIVITSILTNPTLRKDFHHLGMVSVSIADLFTGLITCPIIGEYMVTNRSRLSCAKVLMATMYDMAVQRFVVTWGIVSINANYLLMLHSVKMRLSPFMRKIVIGSFLTLPWLAMLVVVLPIAYTHVGSVNLTRMCMLRLSSAAVILVTYLASVVPGIIAFLQLIHMIILYRLRNSKQQVHPVISNVGSSQTPRMLVCATMATILMALPQEGFLLWAISVRRISNVYMYFIAGLSSYILGDAKCAVLPFIWCMEAEVRAAVKDLYNRLPWRRSLDRFGGDVTVGYRNF from the coding sequence atgaacaccACCAGTGTCAACCTGACCTGGAATGTAACAGGGACGAGAAAACGCTATGACTTTTCCGCAGGCTATGTCACCAGTGGTGTGATCGAGCTCTTGTTGATACCAGCAATAGTAATTGGCAATCTAATCGTCATCACATCTATACTCACAAATCCGACACTCAGGAAAGACTTCCACCACCTAGGCATGGTTAGCGTGTCCATAGCAGACTTGTTCACAGGACTGATAACCTGTCCAATAATTGGAGAATACATGGTGACCAATCGAAGTCGACTGTCATGTGCAAAGGTGCTTATGGCAACCATGTATGACATGGCTGTTCAAAGGTTTGTCGTTACGTGGGGAATAGTAAGCATAAACGCCAACTATCTGCTGATGTTGCATAGTGTGAAGATgcggttatctccctttatgcgGAAAATTGTCATCGGTTCATTTTTGACCCTGCCCTGGCTGGCAAtgcttgttgttgttttacCAATCGCATATACTCACGTTGGCAGTGTAAATTTAACAAGAATGTGTATGCTAAGATTGTCCAGTGCAGCAGTAATCCTGGTGACATATTTAGCCTCAGTGGTACCTGGAATAATCGCATTTCTGCAACTGATTCACATGATCATCTTATACCGCCTCCGTAATTCAAAACAACAAGTGCACCCTGTAATCAGTAATGTCGGGTCGAGTCAGACTCCTAGGATGCTCGTATGTGCAACTATGGCAACAATTCTCATGGCATTGCCGCAAGAAGGATTCTTACTTTGGGCAATATCAGTGCGTCGCATatcaaatgtttacatgtactTTATAGCTGGTCTTTCCTCTTACATTTTGGGCGATGCAAAATGTGCAGTCTTGCCTTTCATCTGGTGCATGGAAGCAGAGGTACGTGCAGCAGTGAAGGATCTATACAACAGGTTGCCATGGAGACGATCTCTCGACAGGTTCGGAGGAGACGTCACTGTAGGTTATCGGAACTTCTAA
- the LOC137278231 gene encoding uncharacterized protein translates to MCLSSRKHNPFLINTITPLPFQAGHRTDNTTDKALKITFKMNNTSVNLTWNVTGTRKRYDFSAGYVTSGVIELLLIPAIVIGNLIVITSILTNPTLRKDFHHLGMVSVSIADLFTGLITCPIMGEYMVTNRSRLSCAKVFIASMYDMNVQRFVVTWGIVSINANYLLMLHSVKMRVSPFVRKIVIGTFLALPWLAILVVVLPIAYTHVGSVDLSRMCMLRLSNAAGILVTYLASVVPGIIAFLQLIHMIILYRLRNSKQQVHPVTSNVGSSQTPRMLVCATMATILMALPQEGFLLWVRSVRRISNVYMFMIVAFSSYILGDAKCAVLPFIWCMEAEVRAAVKDLYNRLPWRRSLDRFGGDVTVGYRNF, encoded by the exons ATGTGCTTGTCATCTAGGAAACACAATCCTTTCCTTATCAACACTATTACGCCCCTTCCATTCCAAGCTGGACACAGAACGGACAACACTACTGACAAAGCTCTCAAG atcacTTTCAAAATGAACAACACCAGTGTCAACCTGACCTGGAATGTAACAGGGACGAGAAAACGCTATGACTTTTCCGCAGGCTATGTCACCAGTGGTGTGATCGAGCTCTTGTTGATACCAGCAATAGTAATTGGCAATCTAATCGTCATCACATCTATACTCACAAATCCGACACTCAGGAAAGACTTCCACCACCTAGGCATGGTTAGCGTGTCCATAGCAGACTTGTTCACAGGACTGATAACCTGTCCAATAATGGGAGAATACATGGTGACCAATCGAAGTCGACTGTCATGTGCAAAGGTGTTTATCGCATCCATGTATGACATGAATGTTCAAAGGTTTGTCGTTACGTGGGGAATAGTAAGCATAAACGCCAACTATCTGCTGATGTTGCATAGTGTGAAGATGCGGGTATCTCCCTTTGTACGGAAAATTGTCATCGGTACATTTTTGGCCCTGCCCTGGTTGGCAATACTGGTGGTTGTTTTACCAATCGCATATACTCACGTTGGCAGTGTAGATTTATCAAGAATGTGTATGCTAAGATTGTCCAATGCAGCAGGAATCCTGGTGACATATTTAGCCTCAGTGGTACCTGGAATAATCGCATTTCTGCAACTGATTCACATGATCATCTTATACCGCCTCCGTAATTCAAAACAACAAGTGCACCCTGTAACCAGTAATGTCGGGTCGAGTCAGACCCCTAGGATGCTCGTATGTGCAACTATGGCAACAATTCTCATGGCATTGCCGCAAGAAGGATTCTTACTTTGGGTAAGATCAGTGCGTCGAATatcaaatgtttacatgttcATGATAGTTGCTTTTTCCTCTTATATTTTGGGCGATGCAAAATGTGCAGTCTTGCCTTTCATCTGGTGCATGGAAGCAGAGGTACGTGCAGCAGTGAAGGATCTATACAACAGGTTACCATGGAGACGATCTCTCGACAGGTTCGGAGGAGACGTCACCGTAGGTTATCGGAACTTCTAA